AATCGTACTCATAGTCGTAGTCGTACCGCTCCTCGTCATACCAATTGTCGTCGTCATAGTAGTCGTAGCCGTCCCAGTCCCAATCGTACCATTCGTCCTCGTAGTCGTACTCGCCCCACTCGTAGTCATCGTCGTAATCGTAGTCGCCCCAGTCGTTCTCGTAGTCGATCCCGTCGTCCCCGTCGAACCAGTCGCTCGGATCGTACCATTCCTCCTCATGCACGCCCTCGCCCGGTTCGTATTCCAGATCCTGCGCCATCGCCCACGGCGTTGCCAGCAGGAATCCCGCCGTCATCAGCGCCGTCGTCCATCGCATCAACATCGTCAACCCCCTTTGGCGTCGTTCACGCCACAGAAGTACCGTTGGCGCCGTCGGTCCGCTCCGACGGCGTTTTGTCCGGCGGCTCGCGAGGCCCAACCTGCCTGACCGCTACTGCCCTTGCTCCGGCAGGTCCTGCGGCGGCTGAACCGGGGTTTCGTCGTCCTGCGGCTGGACCTGACGCTCCAGGCGGTCCAGGCGGTCCTGTTGCTGGTCCTGTGGCGGCTGAACCGGGGTTTCGTCGTCTTGCGGCTGGACCTGACGCTCCTGACGCTCCAGGCGGTCCTGCGGCGGCTGAACCTGGTACGTCTGACGCTGCTTGGCGTCGCCGTTGGTGACATCGCCGTTCCCATTGGTCGGCGTCTCGCTTCGCTCGCAGCCGGCGACGACCATCACCAGGCCCACCAGCGCGGCGACCGTCCATGTCAACCGGCGAAGACCATTCTTTCTGGCTTTCATCGTCTTGTCCTCCCCAATGAAAAGTGAATTGCCATTGGCGCGTTTCCCTCGAATGCTCACCCCCGTGGTAGAGCGCTCACTGTCGCTAGATTACAACCAATCAACCCTAATTGCAAGCCATCACGGTGTTTGCCGCACACCCGATTGGCCTCCAAACGGTTGTGGCTGTGGCCGTCGCCCCAATCGCACTTTTTCGTGGCATGGGTTTTCCCCAACCGCTAATCTGATCTCCGTAACGTGCGCCCAAGGAACCGCCCGATGATCCTCAAAGCCCACTGCGTCCTGTCCGGCGGCCGGTTCGAACCGGTAACACCGGGCTTGCTCCGCATCCAGGAGGATCGAATCGCCCAGCTCGGCTCCGATCTCTCCGTCGAAGGCGAAGCGACGCTTGACTTTGCGGGCCTGGCTCCCGCTGGTTTCCGCGCCGTCATCGCCCCCGCCTTCATCGACGCCCACTGCCATCTCGAACTCTCATTGCTCGCCCGCCGCATCCGCTATCCCGGCTCCTTCGTCGGCTGGATCGGAAAGCTCGTCCTGCGAAAGCCCAAGCGGCTCGGCACCCAGCTTCGTGCCGTTACGCACGGCGTCCGCCAGCATCTTGCCGCGGGCACCGCCACCGTCGCCGATATCTCCGCCAACGGCCGGTCGTGGCAGGCCCTGATCGACCTGCCCATCCGCAAGATCGCCTTCGCCGAGACCCTCGGTCGCGGTCCCAGGGCTCGCACCGCCCTCGCCGAACTGCCCGAAAAGATCCACGCCATGCCGCCGGATGGCGGGCTCTTTCTGCGCGGCGTCAGCCCGCACGCGCCCTATTCCACCGATCCGCAGCTCTACCGCCTCGCCCTTGAGCTTGCCCGAATGGAGAACCTTCGCCTGACCTCCCATCTGGCGGAAGATCCTTCCGAATTGCGATTCCTCGATTCGGCCTCCGGCCCCTGGATCACGATCCTCAAAGCCGTCGGCGCGTGGGACAAGGCCATTCGGCCCACCGGTCAGACGCCGATCCAGTGGGCAGCCGATCTGGGACTGCTCGATTTCCCCGCTCTCCTCGCCCACGTCAACTACGCCACCGATGCCGATCTGCAACGTCTCGCCGCCGGCTGCGCGTCCGTTGCCTACTGCCCGCTTGCCCACCGCTACTTCAACCACCCGCCGCACCGCTATCGCGATATGCTCGAAGCCGGCATCAACGTCGCCCTCGGCACCGACTCCGCCGCCGCCGGTTCGCCCCTCTCGATCCTCGCCCAGGCCCAGGCTGTCCACCAGCTCGGCGGCTTGCCTCCCTCAGCCGTCCTGGCGATGGCTACCATCCGCGCCGCACGAGCTCTGCAGCTCGACCACGTCGTCGGCTCCATCGATCCCGGCAAATCCGCCGACCTCGCCGTGCTCGCCGTCAACGACAACCCGGACCCCCTGGCCGCCATCCTCGATCCAACCGCCCGCGTTCTGGCCACCTTCGTCGCCGGCCATCTCGTCCACCGCTCACCCGACGTCGCCGCCCCTTGAACCGAATCGCCGCAAATGGTACAGTGAACCTCTACGCCGCATATGGTTTGCACAAGCCTCTCCACAGGAGCCAACGATCATGGCCAAGCAGGTACACGTCGGGTTCATCGGGGCCGGCAACATCGCCCGCGCCCACGCCCACGGCATCCTCGCCGCCGGCGGCAAAATCCTCGGAGCCGTCGATCAGGATCTGCCGCGGGCCCGCGATTTCGCCCACCAGTTCTCCGCCGACTTCGCCGCCAACAACCCCGCCAAGCTCCTGAAATTGGACCGCCTCGACGCCGTCCTGGTCTGCTCGCCCAACGCCTTTCACGCCCCACACGCCATTGCCGCCCTCCAGGCCGGAAAGCACGTCTTCTGCGAAAAACCGATGGCCGTCTCCGCCCCGCTCTGCCAACAGATGATCCAGACCGCCAGACGGGCCCGGCGACTCCTCACCATCGGCTACTGCCGGCGGTTCATGCCGGGCAACGAACTGATCAAGTCCAAAATCGAAACCGGCGAACTCGGCAACGTCTACTACGCCGAGTCCCGCTGGTTCCGCCGACGCGGCGCCCCCGGCCTCGGCGGCTGGTTCACCACCAAAAAACTCTCCGGCGGAGGCCCGCTGATCGACCTGGGCTGCCACATGCTCGACCTGGTCCTCTGGTTCCTCGGCCATCCGCGGGCGGTCCGCGTCTCAGCCGTCAGCGGCTGCCACCTGGCCAACCGCCAGGATTACTGCGCCATGAGCATGTGGGCGCCGCCCAAACTCACCGCCAAACCCTGCTGCGACGTCGAAGACTACGCCTCCGCCATCGTCCGTTTCGCCAACGGCACAAACCTGCTCCTGCAGACCTCGTGGGCCATCAACATGCCCGACTCCGAACGCATCGAGACCTGGCTCGCCGGCGACAAAGCCGGCTGCGTCTCCGGCAATAAGATCGAGTTCGTCGGACAGGACGGCGGCGGACTGACCAACACCGTCTATCAGGTGCCCGAACACCGATGCTTCGAACACCAGATGTTCCATTTCCTCGACTGCGTCGGCAACGGCGCCAAACCCCGCGTCAAAGCCGAGGAGGCCCTCATGGTCCAGAAAATCCTCGACGCCGTCTACCAGAGCAGCAGGCTCAAACGCGAAATCGTCATCAGGTAACCACCGGACTCGCCGAAAACCCTGTGGCATTCCAGACGCCAAGCCGGTATAAATAACCCGTTGTCTCCAACGGCTCTTGGCGACAGCGGAAACCAGGCCGGGCCCCGCCCACCGTAACGCAGGGCGGGCGCCGCCCACCAATTTAAGGAGTGTCTGATGAGAAGCCTTCTCGCCCGAACCGCCCGTCTGCTGGCCCTCGCCATGCCCCTGCTCTGTGTCGGCTGCGATCAGGAAATCAAAATGCTGGTAATCGACCAGTTCGTCGGTTTCGCCAGCGCCATCGCCGCCGCCGCCACCACCAGCGTCATTCAGAGCCTCTTCGGAAGCAGCGTCGCGGTATAGCTCACCGCACGCCATCACTCCAACTGACAATTCACCAGGCCTGACCCGCCTCGCGCGGGCTCAGGCTTTTTCTATGCCCTGCCCCCGCCGCTGCGGGTGAAACCGCCACGCCTTCCCCTCACTCCCGTCCCACCACTTTGCGGTCCTCCAGCTTCTTCTCCTCTTCGGTAAGCTGGCCCTGGTAAAGCACGCCCACAAACGTCAGGCCCAACACCACCGCCGCCACCGCCAACGGGTTCTGCCCCGCCCACCAGTCCGCGTCCCACTCCCGGATCTGCCACTGGTCCAACAGCGCCAGTCCGGCCAAAACGATCATCAGCGACCCCTGCAACGCGGTAAACGCGATCACCGCCGGCTTGAACAGGTACCATCCGGCGATCGCCAGGGCCACGAAACCCACCACCGCCGCCACCGGCAGGTACTCCGGACGGTTCCAGATCAGAGGCCACAGGTACACCAGCAGAACCGCCCCGACCACGCCGGTCAGAAACGACGCCGCCACCTTCAGCATCGGCCACGCCACCGCGGCCAGAAAAACCGCCACCACCGCCATCCCAAGGTGCGGACGGTCGAACATCAACCCGATCTGCCACCCCGCGTACGCCCCGATCGCCGCGGCGTTCAAAATCACCACCAGCAGGAAAATCACCCGCCCGTACAACAGCAGCAGCAATCCCACTCCCACCAGCAAAAAACACAACGCCGGCGGAAACGTTCGGAAAAGATCGATCCAGTAGGGGATGCGAAACGTGGTCTCTATCCACTCCGTCATCGACGCCAGCCTTTCTATCTGCCCTTCGACTTGCCGCCCTTCGGCGGAGTCGGAGCCTCTTCGTCCTCTTCCTCCTGCGGCTCCTCAGGCTTGGCCGGCGGATACAGGTAGTACTGCACCCCGATCCCCACTCCCGTCATCACCGCCAGACCCGTCCAGACAACCCACGAATTGACCGAAAGCCACTGCGTCTGAACCGTCGCCTTCAGCGTCAGCAACGCCGCCACACTCAACGCCACCAGCAGCGATCCGGTCGCCGAAGTATAAACAATGTTCAGGAAATACGGCCGCAAAAACGCCGCCAGCATCGCCACGATCAGGGCCGCCATCAAAATGATCGTCAACTCAAACCGCAGCCGCGGCATGATCACCGACAAATTGCGCAGAATGGACGACGCCGTCTCCGGAAAACCCGCCCGCCACCCGTCCCAGTCCGCATACGCCCGCGGGGCCAGTTTCGGCAACAGCACCTCCAGATTCCGATACGCCTGACCCGTGCTGGCGCTCGCCGGTTCGGTCGTCGCCGAAATCCCGCCCGTCGCCCGCTGCGTCGCCGGCGGGTTCAGTTCGATCCCTTGCGAAACCCGGGCCACCTGCGTCTGCCGCGCCGCCTGCGCCAGGCACGGCTGGGCCCACGCGTACCAATAAACGATCAGCAGGGCCAGACCCACCAGCCCCGAGGCAAACAACCCCAGCCAGAACCGGAACAACCAGTACCCCAGACTCGCCCCCAGCGCCACCCCGATCGTCATCCCCAGAAACACATTGACCGCGTACGCGTTGGCCACTTCCCAGCCGCCGACGATCCCCACCGACAAAAACAGCACGGTCAAAAACAACCGATGAAACCGGCTGCCGAACAGCCAGAACAGCACGCCCACCGTCAACAGCAGGGCCACGACCGCGTAAACCACCTCGACCTGCTGGAAAAACAGCATGTCCGACAGCCCCGTTGGCGCACCTGCCCCGCTTCCTATCAAACCCCACATCATGGTTCCATGTTCCGCAAAAAATCCTTCGGCGTTCGCATCATCGCACGTCTTCCCAGTATCGGCAGACCTGGAATTTCCACTTCTACCTTTTACTCCCGAACCGCCCGCATGGTTCGCTTTTGCTGGAGTCACAAGCTCCCGACGGCCGATACCAGTACTGCGATCGGCCTGCTCGGACGCTCCCCGCCCGCGCTGCGCCGTCGCCGTCGACAACCACACAAGCGAGGAACCGACCCCGATGGCCAAAGCCAAACGCAAGCACAAGACCCCCGAGGAACCGCCAATCAACAAGTGGGAACTCTTCTGGTATCTCGGCAAGATCCTGCTGGTCTCGGCTGTGTGCCTGTATCTCTGGATCGCCTGCATTACCTTCGACGCCACCGACTGGCCCAACCCCGACTGCTACCGCCACCCGTCGCTCCAGGTCACGCACAACTGGTGCGGAATCACCGGCGCTTATGTTTCCTTCGCCCTGTTTCACTACTTCGGCGAAGGGGCGTGGGTCCTCCTCCTCCTGGTCACCTGCGTCGGGTTCATGGTCATCGTCGCCATGAGCGAAACCGAGATGGCCCTGCGGGTGGCCGGCATGCTCGTGCTGGTCGCCGTCGGCTCCGGCATCTTCTCACTCCTGGAGCCGCCGTGGGCGTCCGATCTGCCTCTGGGCGCCGGGGGCGTGCTGGGCTTCGCCATCACTCACTATCTGGAGCAGTACTTCTCGCTGTTCGGAGCCGCCCTGATCCTGCTGGTCGGTCTGGCCGTCGGCTTGATCCTGGCCGCCGATGAGTTCGTGGTCTATCTGCCCGTCCTGTTCCGCCAGGTCCGCGCCCGCGCCGACTGGCTGGTCGAGCAGTTCCGTCAGCGGTACCTGGTCCCTCAGACCGCTCCTTCACGACCCCGCAAGGCCTTGCCCGCGCCGCCGCGGACCGCCGTGGCCGTTGCCGATCCCGACGACGATGATGACGAAGTCGAACAGGCCACGCGGTTCGTCGACGACGATGAGGCGGACCAACCCGACCAGGCCGAAGAGGAAGAAGACGAGGAAAGCGAAGACGACCAGGACGAAGGCGACGAGGATGTGATCGAAGCCGAAGCCGAACCCGCCCCGGCCGTCCGCGAAGAAC
This window of the Phycisphaerae bacterium genome carries:
- a CDS encoding amidohydrolase family protein; the encoded protein is MILKAHCVLSGGRFEPVTPGLLRIQEDRIAQLGSDLSVEGEATLDFAGLAPAGFRAVIAPAFIDAHCHLELSLLARRIRYPGSFVGWIGKLVLRKPKRLGTQLRAVTHGVRQHLAAGTATVADISANGRSWQALIDLPIRKIAFAETLGRGPRARTALAELPEKIHAMPPDGGLFLRGVSPHAPYSTDPQLYRLALELARMENLRLTSHLAEDPSELRFLDSASGPWITILKAVGAWDKAIRPTGQTPIQWAADLGLLDFPALLAHVNYATDADLQRLAAGCASVAYCPLAHRYFNHPPHRYRDMLEAGINVALGTDSAAAGSPLSILAQAQAVHQLGGLPPSAVLAMATIRAARALQLDHVVGSIDPGKSADLAVLAVNDNPDPLAAILDPTARVLATFVAGHLVHRSPDVAAP
- a CDS encoding Gfo/Idh/MocA family oxidoreductase produces the protein MAKQVHVGFIGAGNIARAHAHGILAAGGKILGAVDQDLPRARDFAHQFSADFAANNPAKLLKLDRLDAVLVCSPNAFHAPHAIAALQAGKHVFCEKPMAVSAPLCQQMIQTARRARRLLTIGYCRRFMPGNELIKSKIETGELGNVYYAESRWFRRRGAPGLGGWFTTKKLSGGGPLIDLGCHMLDLVLWFLGHPRAVRVSAVSGCHLANRQDYCAMSMWAPPKLTAKPCCDVEDYASAIVRFANGTNLLLQTSWAINMPDSERIETWLAGDKAGCVSGNKIEFVGQDGGGLTNTVYQVPEHRCFEHQMFHFLDCVGNGAKPRVKAEEALMVQKILDAVYQSSRLKREIVIR